One region of Brassica napus cultivar Da-Ae chromosome A10, Da-Ae, whole genome shotgun sequence genomic DNA includes:
- the LOC106397053 gene encoding gamma-glutamylcyclotransferase 2-3 has translation MAMWVFGYGSLIWKTGFPFDDRLPGFIKNYRRVFHQGSTDHRGTPEFPGRTVTLEPAPGEICWGVAYKITKEEDKKDALLHLEVREKQYDQKEYLDFFIDIHDSEPAVSGVMVYIASSDKKSNNNYLGPAPFEDIAKQIVKAEGPSGSNRDYLFNLEEALVQLGFKDKHVTDLATHVRLILSATQDAATKDV, from the exons ATGGCGATGTGGGTATTTGGGTACGGATCTCTAATTTGGAAAACGGGTTTTCCTTTCGACGATCGTCTTCCTGGTTTCATCAAAAACTATCGCCGTGTTTTCCACcaag GTAGTACTGATCATAGAGGAACCCCTGAATTCCCGGGAAGAACAGTGACATTAGAGCCTGCACCTGGAGAAATCTGT TGGGGAGTCGCTTACAAGATAACCAAAGAGGAAGACAAAAAAGACGCTTTATTA CATCTGGAAGTGAGGGAGAAGCAATATGACCAGAAAGAGTATCTTGATTTCTTCATA GACATTCATGACTCAGAACCAGCTGTATCAGGAGTGATGGT ATATATAGCTTCTTCTGACAAGAAGAGCAACAACAACTACTTAGGACCAGCTCCTTTTGAAGACATTGCCAA ACAGATAGTAAAAGCGGAAGGACCTTCAGGGTCAAACAGAGACTATCTGTTCAACCTTGAAGAGGCTCTCGTTCAACTCg GGTTTAAGGATAAACATGTCACAGATCTTGCTACGCATGTTAGGCTTATTCTTTCGGCGACTCAGGATGCCGCCACCAAGGATGTCTAG
- the LOC106397025 gene encoding uncharacterized protein LOC106397025 isoform X1, with protein sequence MSGESAVTAMETTERATANQSSFKNNSNNGDTTDMELQILAAMRSRVTYLRNKADSVTFASVRRLLEEDMGLEKYALDAHKSFVKDNLVKCLEDPGDADGASENPQETEKKDDLTPVKEEAVASEEQEQEQEVKNDVREETVGDEGNREALMSDIKRALHKRASYIKANSEEITMASLRRLLEEDLKLKKDSLVPFKKFINKELDAVLQIPDPPKKKVKSTASKKVGSEDDSDSDSGEVAVKKALTQKRKRKIDSGKPVAGKKKAKHTEADSENDSDAGDSEMKAEKPLKQQGKETAITVYGKRVDHLKSVIKSCGMSIPPVIYRKVKQAPEEKREATLIEELEQILAKEGLSSDPSEKEIKEVKKKKERSKELEGIDTSNIVSSSRRRSATSFAPPPKPKITSESESDEEESENGEDNEEEEEEGNEETGEGSQSEEESNNEDDGGEESE encoded by the exons ATGTCCGGCGAATCGGCGGTTACGGCTATGGAGACAACGGAGAGGGCGACGGCGAACCAAAGTTCCTTTAAAAATAACTCGAATAACGGCGATACAACAGATATGGAGCTCCAGATTCTTGCAGCTATGCGATCCCGCGTGACCTACCTCAGAAACAAAGCAGA CTCGGTGACCTTCGCGAGTGTGCGGAGGCTTCTGGAGGAAGACATGGGATTGGAGAAATATGCGTTGGATGCGCATAAGAGCTTTGTCAAAGACAATTTGGTTAAG TGCTTAGAGGATCCTGGTGATGCTGATGGCGCTTCAGAAAACCCTCAGGAAACTGAGAAGAAAGATGATTTGACTCCAGTCAAAGAAGAAGCAGTTGCTTCGGAAGAGCAAGAGCAAGAGCAAGAGGTGAAGAACGATGTAAGGGAAGAAACTGTTGGTGATGAGGGGAATAGAGAAGCCCTGATGAGTGATATAAAGAGAGCCCTTCACAAAAGAGCGTCTTATATTAAGGCTAATTCAGA ggAAATTACAATGGCTTCACTTCGTCGACTTTTGGAGGAAGATCTTAAACTAAAGAAAGATTCTCTTGTTCCCTTCAAGAAGTTCATCAACAAAGAACTAGATGCT GTGCTACAAATTCCTGACCCTCCTAAGAAAAAGGTCAAGAGCACAGCATCTAAGAAGGTTGGCAGTGAAGATGATTCTGATTCAGATTCTGGGGAAGTGGCTGTGAAGAAGGCTCTGACCCagaaaagaaaacgaaaaattgATAGTGGCAAACCGGTGGCtgggaaaaagaaagcaaaacatACGGAAGCAGATTCAGAGAACGATAGTGATGCAGGAGATAGTGAAATGAAGGCAGAAAAACCGTTGAAG CAGCAGGGAAAGGAGACTGCAATAACTGTGTATGGAAAGCGTGTCGACCATCTCAAATCGGTCATCAAATCTTGTGGGATGAG TATTCCTCCTGTCATATACAGGAAAGTCAAGCAGGCTCCTGAAGAGAAACGTGAGGCTactttaatagaagaacttgagCAGATACTCGCCAAAGAAGGGCTGTCTTCAGATCCTTCAGAGAAAG AGATCAAAGAggtgaagaaaaagaaagaaagatcaaaAGAGCTTGAGGGTATTGATACAAGCAACATTGTATCGAGTTCAAGAAGAAGATCTGCCACAAGTTTTGCACCTCCTCCAAAGCCGAAAATAACAAGTGAAAGCGAGAGTGACGAAGAAGAGTCCGAGAATGGAGAGGATaacgaagaagaggaagaggaaggtaATGAAGAAACGGGGGAAGGAAGCCAAAGCGAAGAAGAATCAAACAACG AGGATGATGGTGGAGAGGAAAGCGAATGA
- the LOC106397025 gene encoding uncharacterized protein LOC106397025 isoform X2 — MSGESAVTAMETTERATANQSSFKNNSNNGDTTDMELQILAAMRSRVTYLRNKADSVTFASVRRLLEEDMGLEKYALDAHKSFVKDNLVKCLEDPGDADGASENPQETEKKDDLTPVKEEAVASEEQEQEQEVKNDVREETVGDEGNREALMSDIKRALHKRASYIKANSEEITMASLRRLLEEDLKLKKDSLVPFKKFINKELDAVLQIPDPPKKKVKSTASKKVGSEDDSDSDSGEVAVKKALTQKRKRKIDSGKPVAGKKKAKHTEADSENDSDAGDSEMKAEKPLKQGKETAITVYGKRVDHLKSVIKSCGMSIPPVIYRKVKQAPEEKREATLIEELEQILAKEGLSSDPSEKEIKEVKKKKERSKELEGIDTSNIVSSSRRRSATSFAPPPKPKITSESESDEEESENGEDNEEEEEEGNEETGEGSQSEEESNNEDDGGEESE, encoded by the exons ATGTCCGGCGAATCGGCGGTTACGGCTATGGAGACAACGGAGAGGGCGACGGCGAACCAAAGTTCCTTTAAAAATAACTCGAATAACGGCGATACAACAGATATGGAGCTCCAGATTCTTGCAGCTATGCGATCCCGCGTGACCTACCTCAGAAACAAAGCAGA CTCGGTGACCTTCGCGAGTGTGCGGAGGCTTCTGGAGGAAGACATGGGATTGGAGAAATATGCGTTGGATGCGCATAAGAGCTTTGTCAAAGACAATTTGGTTAAG TGCTTAGAGGATCCTGGTGATGCTGATGGCGCTTCAGAAAACCCTCAGGAAACTGAGAAGAAAGATGATTTGACTCCAGTCAAAGAAGAAGCAGTTGCTTCGGAAGAGCAAGAGCAAGAGCAAGAGGTGAAGAACGATGTAAGGGAAGAAACTGTTGGTGATGAGGGGAATAGAGAAGCCCTGATGAGTGATATAAAGAGAGCCCTTCACAAAAGAGCGTCTTATATTAAGGCTAATTCAGA ggAAATTACAATGGCTTCACTTCGTCGACTTTTGGAGGAAGATCTTAAACTAAAGAAAGATTCTCTTGTTCCCTTCAAGAAGTTCATCAACAAAGAACTAGATGCT GTGCTACAAATTCCTGACCCTCCTAAGAAAAAGGTCAAGAGCACAGCATCTAAGAAGGTTGGCAGTGAAGATGATTCTGATTCAGATTCTGGGGAAGTGGCTGTGAAGAAGGCTCTGACCCagaaaagaaaacgaaaaattgATAGTGGCAAACCGGTGGCtgggaaaaagaaagcaaaacatACGGAAGCAGATTCAGAGAACGATAGTGATGCAGGAGATAGTGAAATGAAGGCAGAAAAACCGTTGAAG CAGGGAAAGGAGACTGCAATAACTGTGTATGGAAAGCGTGTCGACCATCTCAAATCGGTCATCAAATCTTGTGGGATGAG TATTCCTCCTGTCATATACAGGAAAGTCAAGCAGGCTCCTGAAGAGAAACGTGAGGCTactttaatagaagaacttgagCAGATACTCGCCAAAGAAGGGCTGTCTTCAGATCCTTCAGAGAAAG AGATCAAAGAggtgaagaaaaagaaagaaagatcaaaAGAGCTTGAGGGTATTGATACAAGCAACATTGTATCGAGTTCAAGAAGAAGATCTGCCACAAGTTTTGCACCTCCTCCAAAGCCGAAAATAACAAGTGAAAGCGAGAGTGACGAAGAAGAGTCCGAGAATGGAGAGGATaacgaagaagaggaagaggaaggtaATGAAGAAACGGGGGAAGGAAGCCAAAGCGAAGAAGAATCAAACAACG AGGATGATGGTGGAGAGGAAAGCGAATGA
- the LOC106397063 gene encoding uncharacterized protein LOC106397063: MAGHHAMEVTKTVLEVADVAWTAVEVYHHHHNHHSDEGENHDESTNPITDPRDREIEALRQENLRLRTLLEANLKLFETLAESAALSPDCPKDIYARLVSMVTSRDFLARLESLRQALSHGTQNQFPFKEPTEDDVQTVEVLIEIDHQEPSWWVLVTDDMIPSNVEEKSAIDNDHYIVVNEEHVVDAVAHFLAKCIMSNPKAKILKPEELQKILAQEVSALSKVGRVVDIWHAGKMFYTFSTWGLAFGGLYQARGALKIAAKGVHATSKVVLRAL, encoded by the exons ATGGCGGGTCACCACGCGATGGAGGTTACAAAGACGGTGCTGGAGGTGGCGGACGTAGCTTGGACCGCCGTGGAAGtctaccaccaccaccacaaccaTCACAGCGACGAAGGCGAGAATCACGACGAGTCAACGAATCCGATCACCGATCCACGAGATCGAGAAATAGAAGCTCTTCGGCAAGAGAATCTCCGTCTCAGGACCTTGCTTGAAGCGAATCTTAAGCTCTTTGAGACTCTCGCTGAATCCGCTGCCTTGTCGCCCGATTGCCCTAAAGAC ATCTATGCGAGGCTTGTGTCGATGGTTACTTCGAGGGACTTCTTGGCTCGATTAGAAAGTCTAAGGCAAGCTTTGTCTCATGGAACTCAAAATCAGTTTCCCTTCAAAGAGCCTACAG AAGATGATGTACAGACTGTTGAAGTTCTTATAGAGATTGATCATCAAGAACCAAGCTGGTGGGTCTTGGTAACAGACGACATGATCCCTAGCAATGTCGAGGAAAAAAGCGCCATTGATAACGACCATTACATTGTTGTGAATGAGGAACATGTGGTTGATGCTGTTGCACACTTTTTAGCAAAATGCATCATGTCAAACCCCAAAGCCAAG ATTCTCAAACCTGAAGAGCTTCAAAAGA TTCTGGCGCAAGAAGTTAGTGCTCTGAGCAAGGTAGGGAGGGTAGTGGATATATGGCATGCTGGGAAAATGTTCTACACGTTTTCTACATGGGGACTTGCTTTTGGAGG GTTATATCAAGCTCGTGGTGCGTTGAAGATAGCTGCTAAGGGTGTTCATGCAACAAGCAAAGTTGTTCTTAGGGCTCTCTGA